In Strix uralensis isolate ZFMK-TIS-50842 chromosome 10, bStrUra1, whole genome shotgun sequence, a single window of DNA contains:
- the BARX1 gene encoding homeobox protein BarH-like 1 isoform X1, whose amino-acid sequence MQHPLELGAAHYFPAEAFPDHRSHRYRSFMIEEILTDPPDAKGAAPAGELLKFGVQALLSARPYHNHLAVLKAEPAAVFKFPLAPLGCSGLGSALLAAGSGLQGGSASPHLPLELHLRGKLEPGPPEPGSKAKKGRRSRTVFTELQLMGLEKRFEKQKYLSTPDRIDLAESLGLSQLQVKTWYQNRRMKWKKIRAALGAGASPGRREAAREPGLAGRGQPGGVRATARPHRRRPRPPPPGAARRARCRPRACPPRPAAARGEEDGGQHGQWLRSPSVSGELGVLVGRVPVPVPPPRRSSPRPRSAAPRTPVLCDGPEGPGGHWIPTFTSTRCLKPCGAPSYSKTAFYDQFY is encoded by the exons ATGCAGCACCCGCTGGAGCTGGGGGCCGCGCACTACTTCCCGGCCGAAGCCTTCCCCGACCACCGCTCGCACCGCTACCGCAGCTTCATGATCGAGGAGATCCTCACCGACCCCCCGGACGCCAAGGGGGCCGCGCCGGCCGGGGAGCTGCTCAAGTTCGGGGTGCAGGCGCTGCTCTCCGCCCGGCCCTACCACAACCACCTCG CGGTGCTGAAGGCGGAGCCGGCCGCCGTGTTCAAGTTCCCGCTGGCTCCCTTGGGCTGCTCGGGGCTGGGCTCGGCGCTGCTGGCCGCCGGCTCGGGGCTGCAGGGCGGCTCCGCCTCGCCCCATCTCCCGCTGGAGCTGCACCTCCGCGGCAAGCTGGAGCCGGGCCCCCCGGAGCCGGGCAGCAAGGCCAAGAAGGGCCGCCGCAGCCGCACCGTCTTCACCGAGCTGCAGCTCATGGGGCTGGAGAAGCGCTTCGAGAAGCAGAAATACCTCTCCACCCCCGACAG AATAGACCTGGCCGAATCgctggggctcagccagctccaGGTGAAAACCTGGTACCAGAACAGGCgcatgaaatggaagaaaata CGAGCAGCTCTCGGAGCAGGAGCGAGCCCGGGACGCCGAGAAGCTGCCCGAGAGCCTGGGCTCGCCGGCCGAGGTCAGCCAGGAGGAGTGAGGGCGACCGCCCGGCCCcaccgccgccggccccggccgccccccccgggcgctgcccgccgaGCTCGCTGCCGGCCCCGCgcctgcccgccccgcccggcggcggcccggggggaAGAGGATGGAGGACAGCACGGTCAGTGGTTACGGTCGCCTTCGGTCTCTGGTGAACTGGGCGTCTTGGTCGGTCGCGTCCCCGttcccgtccccccgccccgccgatcctctccgcgcccgcggagcgcTGCGCCACGGACGCCTGTGTTGTGCGACGGCCCGGAGGGGCCAGGAGGACACTGGATCCCAACTTTCACATCTACTCGCTGTCTAAAACCCTGTGGTGCCCCTAGTTATTCGAAAACTGCATTTTATGATCAGTTTTATTAA
- the BARX1 gene encoding homeobox protein BarH-like 1 isoform X2: MQHPLELGAAHYFPAEAFPDHRSHRYRSFMIEEILTDPPDAKGAAPAGELLKFGVQALLSARPYHNHLAVLKAEPAAVFKFPLAPLGCSGLGSALLAAGSGLQGGSASPHLPLELHLRGKLEPGPPEPGSKAKKGRRSRTVFTELQLMGLEKRFEKQKYLSTPDRIDLAESLGLSQLQVKTWYQNRRMKWKKIVLQGGGLESPTKPKGRPKKNSIPSSEQLSEQERARDAEKLPESLGSPAEVSQEE, from the exons ATGCAGCACCCGCTGGAGCTGGGGGCCGCGCACTACTTCCCGGCCGAAGCCTTCCCCGACCACCGCTCGCACCGCTACCGCAGCTTCATGATCGAGGAGATCCTCACCGACCCCCCGGACGCCAAGGGGGCCGCGCCGGCCGGGGAGCTGCTCAAGTTCGGGGTGCAGGCGCTGCTCTCCGCCCGGCCCTACCACAACCACCTCG CGGTGCTGAAGGCGGAGCCGGCCGCCGTGTTCAAGTTCCCGCTGGCTCCCTTGGGCTGCTCGGGGCTGGGCTCGGCGCTGCTGGCCGCCGGCTCGGGGCTGCAGGGCGGCTCCGCCTCGCCCCATCTCCCGCTGGAGCTGCACCTCCGCGGCAAGCTGGAGCCGGGCCCCCCGGAGCCGGGCAGCAAGGCCAAGAAGGGCCGCCGCAGCCGCACCGTCTTCACCGAGCTGCAGCTCATGGGGCTGGAGAAGCGCTTCGAGAAGCAGAAATACCTCTCCACCCCCGACAG AATAGACCTGGCCGAATCgctggggctcagccagctccaGGTGAAAACCTGGTACCAGAACAGGCgcatgaaatggaagaaaata GTGTTGCAGGGGGGCGGCCTGGAGTCCCCCACCAAGCCCAAGGGCCGCCCCAAGAAGAACTCCATCCCCAGCAGCGAGCAGCTCTCGGAGCAGGAGCGAGCCCGGGACGCCGAGAAGCTGCCCGAGAGCCTGGGCTCGCCGGCCGAGGTCAGCCAGGAGGAGTGA